One window of Novosphingobium sp. 9U genomic DNA carries:
- a CDS encoding peroxiredoxin translates to MIKRLTALASLAALALPGAAMATLPVGTAAPAFSTQGALGGKDVPLDLRKALRKGPVVLYFYPKAFTQGCTLEAHAFAEATPEFAKYGATVIGLSADDLPTLRKFSTEECRDKFTVGVASPAIIKSYDVALKRAGAPAGMTDRTSYVIAPNGKIVFVHSDLDFRDHVAQTLAAVKALKKR, encoded by the coding sequence ATGATCAAGCGCCTCACCGCTCTCGCTTCCCTCGCCGCCCTCGCTCTGCCGGGCGCGGCCATGGCCACTCTGCCGGTCGGCACTGCCGCGCCGGCGTTCAGCACGCAGGGGGCGCTCGGCGGTAAGGACGTTCCGCTCGACTTGCGAAAGGCGCTGCGCAAGGGACCGGTCGTCCTCTACTTCTACCCCAAGGCATTCACGCAAGGCTGTACGCTGGAGGCGCACGCCTTTGCCGAGGCGACGCCGGAGTTCGCGAAGTACGGCGCGACCGTGATCGGCCTGTCGGCGGACGACCTGCCGACCTTGCGCAAGTTCTCCACCGAGGAGTGCCGCGACAAGTTCACCGTTGGCGTGGCGAGCCCGGCGATCATCAAGTCCTATGACGTTGCGCTAAAGCGGGCAGGGGCGCCGGCTGGAATGACCGACCGCACCAGCTACGTGATCGCGCCCAATGGCAAAATCGTGTTCGTGCACTCGGATCTCGACTTCCGCGATCACGTCGCGCAGACGCTGGCTGCGGTAAAGGCGCTCAAAAAGCGCTGA
- a CDS encoding biotin/lipoyl-containing protein: MAVEILLPKIGFSMQEGQIAEWLAKDGEQVTEGQPLFSLEADKSTNEVEAPATGTLKITASTGETYEVGTVLGYIE; this comes from the coding sequence ATGGCCGTTGAAATCCTGCTCCCCAAAATCGGCTTCTCGATGCAGGAGGGCCAGATCGCCGAATGGCTCGCCAAGGACGGCGAGCAGGTGACCGAAGGACAGCCGCTGTTCTCGCTCGAGGCTGACAAGTCGACCAACGAAGTCGAGGCGCCCGCCACCGGCACGCTGAAGATCACCGCGTCCACCGGTGAGACTTACGAAGTCGGCACGGTCCTCGGCTACATCGAGTGA
- a CDS encoding acyl-CoA reductase, which translates to MNLISEIEPAEAIVSAPFFLRGEVLFGSDVVQKSRDLGVTFATPRIPFDRAVPPRTEVPPLLNVPLSEIMDFLVETGERLRAPGNVYMEECVERMCTTHILPREVVMRSVHHASAYLDKRVLMADVEQNFPDPRALDTWVPKQDFTGRKSFVRAFAPRLIHVMPGNSPGVAVKSIAQGAMVKAVNLFKMPSADPFTMVAILRTMADIDPDHAMVRSMSAVYWRGGDDATERVLFRPQYFDKIVAWGGGDAIANVIKYLMPGLQLVSFDPKTSISLVGREALVDDETIDQVADLCSTDVMVLNQEACVASRYQFVEGPRDQVDRFCERLYHHIARRAADSGDLRPLDMDMREQVEAMVMMDDDYGVWGRTDGKGLVIRSDEPVDFHPINKTANVVRVDSLDDAVKWINVATQTVGFYPFDRMADYRDRLAAGGAQRIVHLGEAGPSTIGNPHDAMYPLHRFVHWMAHEDGVE; encoded by the coding sequence ATGAACCTGATCAGCGAAATCGAGCCCGCCGAAGCGATCGTCTCGGCACCCTTCTTCCTGCGCGGCGAGGTGCTGTTCGGCAGCGACGTGGTGCAGAAGTCGCGTGACCTCGGCGTCACGTTCGCCACGCCGCGAATCCCGTTCGACCGCGCGGTGCCCCCGCGCACTGAAGTGCCGCCGCTGCTCAACGTACCGCTGTCAGAGATCATGGACTTCCTGGTCGAGACCGGCGAGCGACTGCGGGCGCCCGGCAACGTCTACATGGAGGAATGCGTCGAGCGCATGTGCACCACGCACATCCTGCCGCGCGAGGTGGTGATGCGCAGCGTTCACCATGCCTCCGCCTACCTCGACAAGCGGGTGTTGATGGCGGACGTGGAGCAGAACTTCCCCGACCCACGCGCGCTCGACACCTGGGTCCCCAAGCAGGACTTCACCGGCCGCAAGAGCTTCGTGCGCGCCTTCGCGCCGCGGCTGATCCACGTCATGCCGGGCAATTCGCCGGGCGTTGCCGTCAAGTCGATCGCGCAAGGGGCGATGGTCAAGGCGGTGAACCTGTTCAAGATGCCGTCCGCCGATCCGTTCACCATGGTCGCGATCCTGCGCACCATGGCCGACATCGACCCAGACCATGCGATGGTGCGCTCGATGTCGGCAGTCTACTGGCGCGGCGGCGACGATGCGACCGAGCGGGTGCTGTTCCGCCCGCAGTACTTCGACAAGATCGTCGCCTGGGGCGGCGGCGATGCGATCGCGAACGTTATCAAGTACCTGATGCCAGGGCTGCAGCTCGTCTCGTTCGATCCCAAGACCTCGATCTCACTGGTGGGTCGCGAGGCGCTGGTGGATGACGAGACAATCGACCAGGTGGCGGACTTGTGCTCGACCGACGTCATGGTTCTCAACCAGGAGGCATGCGTTGCCAGCCGCTACCAGTTCGTGGAAGGCCCGCGGGATCAGGTCGACCGCTTCTGCGAGCGCCTTTATCACCACATTGCCCGCCGGGCCGCCGATAGCGGCGACTTGCGCCCGCTCGACATGGACATGCGCGAGCAGGTCGAGGCGATGGTGATGATGGACGATGACTACGGCGTGTGGGGCCGCACTGACGGCAAGGGCCTGGTGATCCGTTCCGACGAGCCGGTCGACTTCCACCCGATCAACAAGACCGCCAACGTGGTGCGGGTGGACTCGCTCGACGACGCGGTGAAGTGGATCAACGTCGCGACGCAGACCGTCGGGTTCTATCCCTTCGACCGCATGGCCGATTATCGCGACCGCCTTGCCGCCGGCGGGGCGCAGCGGATCGTCCACCTGGGCGAGGCGGGGCCTTCGACGATCGGCAACCCGCACGATGCCATGTATCCGCTGCACCGCTTCGTGCACTGGATGGCCCATGAGGATGGGGTGGAATAG